The following nucleotide sequence is from Mycobacteriales bacterium.
TCCGCGTAGAACGCGCGGACCATGTCCATGTCCTTCTTGACGTCTCCGGACGGGTGGAAGCTCGGCCCGATCCCGAGGGTCCGCGTCGGGCCGTCCACAAATCCGAGACTGATCGGAAGGCCGGTCTGCTGGGCAATCCGATAGAAGCCAGGCTTCCAGTACTCGCCCTTGCTGCGGGTGCCTTCGGGGGCGATCGCAAGGAGGAAGTGCTCGCCGCTCTCGGCTTCTGCGAGCAGGGCCCGGATCGCGCCCCCCGGGTTGTCCCGATCGAGCGGGATACCGCCAGTCTTGCGCAGGACCCATCCCATGGCGCCCTTGAAGTAGGTGTGGCTGATCAGCGCCTGGGGACGCGCACTGTTGGCCCAAGACATGAGGAGCGTGGCGAGCCAGTCCCACTGGGACGTGTGTGGTGCGCCGACGAGGATCCCGCTGCGCGGCACATCGCCGACGAGCCTCCACCTCGCGGCCCGGAGCACGCCGCGGGCGAGCACACGTCGAACCTTCATCGTATGAGCCATATCCTGACGCTAACGCCGTCGGGCCGGCACGCAGACAGTGGGTCCGGCATCTCAAGGGCAGTGCGGATCCTGGGGTGACCGACCGACCCCGATGTCGAGGTTGTTCGCCCTGGCCCCCGACAGCTCGCCAAGCCCGATGAGCGAGCCCGTACGGGTGCGGCCGTTGCCTGGGCGCGGCAGCCCTGGCACATCGCGCGGACAAGTCGCACTAGCCTCGATCTTTCGTGATCTTGGTTGGTCGGGGGCATTGACCGCGGCGTCGCGATGACAGGTGTCTGGGCGTGGGTGTTCGCCGCGTCTGTCGCGGTCTCCGGTGGTGCTGGTCGGTGAGGGTGTGGCGGGTGTCAGCTGTTGAGTGCGTGGAGCCGCTCGTGACCGGCGATCAGGATGTTGTTCCAGGGCCAGCCGCGGGGTAGTCGCAGCCAGTCGCGTCGTGCTGTCCGCACGACCCGGCCAGCCACGTTGAGCAGCCGGAACCGCAGCCGTTTGGGTTCCCAGGTCACGGCTGTGGTGTGGGCCAGCGCGAGGCGTTGGGTCCAGGCGAGCAGGTCACTGGCGAGCGCGACGAGTTCGAGCCAGATCTGGTTCTGCGCGAGGTCGTGCAGCGGCAGGTTGCGCAGCCCGGTGTCTTTGAGGTTGCGGATCCGGTCTTCGGCGCGGGCCCGCAGCCGGTGCTGCACTTCCAGGTCAGCGAGCCGGCCGCGCTGGTTGGTCGCGAAGACCGTGATCCGCCAGCCGTCGCGGTCGGTGATCCGTAGTTGCGCGCCAGGGTGCGGGCGTTCGCGGCGGGCGATGACCCGCATGTCACTGGGCCAACGCTGCGTGCCGGTGGCGGTGGGGACGTAGCGGGTGAGCTCGGCGACCTGCGCTCCGTCGCGCCCGAACCCGTCAGGGTCCAGCGCGGCCTTCCATGCCTGCCGCGGGACGTTGTCGAGCGCGTCGAGGATCGTTGCCCACCCGCCGATCCCGACGGAGTAGCCGAGGCCGAGACTGCTGACGTGGTCTACGAAGTCATGGGTGCCGGCGCCGCTGTCGCCACGGACCACGACCCGGTCCCGCAGTTGCTCGGGGATCTGCGCGAGGGCGTCACCGAGCACGGTGATGTGATCGGCGGCGTTGTTGGCGTTGGCGTTGCCCGGGCGCAGCGAGCTTGTCAAGAATTCTGTGTAAGTCGCCTTGGTGATCATGGAAATGTGGGTTACCGGATGTGGTCGGCGAAGCGGTCGGGGGTAGGTCAGGGCGAGGGCGTTGAGAGCGGTTCTCCAGCCCTGGACGGTGGCGCCGT
It contains:
- a CDS encoding 1-acyl-sn-glycerol-3-phosphate acyltransferase — encoded protein: MLARGVLRAARWRLVGDVPRSGILVGAPHTSQWDWLATLLMSWANSARPQALISHTYFKGAMGWVLRKTGGIPLDRDNPGGAIRALLAEAESGEHFLLAIAPEGTRSKGEYWKPGFYRIAQQTGLPISLGFVDGPTRTLGIGPSFHPSGDVKKDMDMVRAFYADKHGIRPEHRTEPRLREETD
- a CDS encoding IS1380 family transposase, which translates into the protein MITKATYTEFLTSSLRPGNANANNAADHITVLGDALAQIPEQLRDRVVVRGDSGAGTHDFVDHVSSLGLGYSVGIGGWATILDALDNVPRQAWKAALDPDGFGRDGAQVAELTRYVPTATGTQRWPSDMRVIARRERPHPGAQLRITDRDGWRITVFATNQRGRLADLEVQHRLRARAEDRIRNLKDTGLRNLPLHDLAQNQIWLELVALASDLLAWTQRLALAHTTAVTWEPKRLRFRLLNVAGRVVRTARRDWLRLPRGWPWNNILIAGHERLHALNS